The window CCTGTCAACATTCCGAGTTTCTGAATTAAATAGCCTCAGGTGACGCGCTCAGCGGGTCCCGGAACAGCACGTCGAGCATCACTGATCCGCCTGCCGTGGCGAGCACGGAGTCCGGGAAACTCGTCGGGAGCACGGCGGCCGAACGGGCCGTACCGGCCGCGTCCCGCAGCGCGCCGAGGCAGTCCTCGAAGTGGATGACCCCGACCTCGGTGACGACGACCGTCTCCGGGTTGAGCACGTCCAGCAGCAGCCCGGCCGCCCGCCCCGTCGCACGGGCCCGGTCCACCAGCAGCCGCCGCGCCACCGCGTCCCCGCCCGCCGCCGCGGCCACCACGTGCATCGGGTTGTCCGAGCCGGTCACCCCGGCCGCCCGGGCCCGCCGGCACAGCGTCCGCTCGCTCAACTCCGCCTGGAGGCAGCCGGTACGGCCGCACGCGCAGGGCTCGTCGCCGCCCGGCACCGGCAGATGGGCGATCGCCCCGGCCGCCGAACGCGGCCCGTGGTGCACCTCGTCGTTGGTCGCGAAGGCCGCGTCGACCATGTTGCCCACGAACAGGTGCAGCACGCTGCGGCTGCCCCGGGCCCGCCCGAACAGCCGCTCCGCGTTCACCAACGCCCGTGCGTGGCCGTCCACATGGACCGGCAGGCCGGTGCGGGCGCCGAGCAGGTCCCGCACCGGCACCTCCCGCCAGCCCAGCAGCTCGTGCTCGACGACGGAGCCGGTCTCCCGGTCCACCCAGCCGCCGACCGCCACCCCGACACCCAGCGGGTGACGCCCCGGCACCCGCGCGAGCAGCTCCGCGAGCCCGTCGGCGGCCCGCGCCAGCACCGGGCCCGGATCGGTCCGTCCGTGCTGCAGCTCCCGCCGCGCCACCACCCGGCCACGCAGGTCCAGCAACGTGACCGTGGTGTACGGCACCGCCACGTGCACGCCGGCGACCAGGAACCGGGAGTCGTCCAGGTCGACGGGCACGTGGGGCCGGCCGACCCCGTTCGAGCGGCGGGGCGCGGCCGATTCCCGGATCAGGCCCAGTCCGGCGAGCCGGGCGCAGTGCTCGGTCACGGACGCCGGGGACAGCCCGGTCAGCCGGGCGACGGTGCTGCGCGCCACCGGACCGTGCTCCAGCACGGAACGCAGTACGAGGCTGGCACTGGTGCGCCGCCGGTCGGGGTCGGCGGCACGTGGAACGGGGGAATCAAGGGTGGATACGGCGCTGCTGGGCATGGAGGACCGTCCTCGGGACCGGGGCCGACACATCTCGGAGTAGCGGAGAAGGCGAGGCGTGCCGGGAAGCCCGCCCCTACCCCGGGCGGCGACAGGTGGCCGTGCCCTGGCGTCGCAGGTCGACATAGCGACGCGACGTGAAGTACCGGGCCTGGGCAACCATGCGGTCGAAGCTAGCAAAGGGCCCCCGCGCTGCCCAGACGGCGACCGACGGGCGAGACGGTTCCCGGACGGCGTTTGGTGGGATTCCACAGTCGGTGGCCGGCGCGGGGGAGTGAGCGGAACGTCGCTGCCTCAGTGACCGGTGTCACGCCCGACCGCGTGTAGGAGGCACGGTTTGTGCGAAGGTCACGAAGGCGCCGTTACTCGCTTTGTCGAGCGCCGACGGTGATCACCTCGCGGGCGCTGGGATAGCGTCACGATGTCCCGACGTGTCCACACCATCCCGCGGAGTCCCCATGAGCACCGCCACCGCCACCGCCCGTCCCGGTGCAGTCCTCGCCGACCTGCTGCCGGCGTCCCGTGTCCGCGACGCCGCCCTCGTGCTCGGCGGCGCCGTGCTCACCGGCCTCGCGGCCCAGCTCTCGCTGCCGGTGCCCGGGTCCCCGGTGCCGGTGACCGGCCAGACCTTCGCCGCGCTGCTCGTCGGCGCCTCCCTCGGCGCCCGCCGCGGCTTCCTCTCGCTCGCCCTGTACGCGGTCGCCGGTGTGGCCGGTGTGCCGTGGTTCGCCGGGGGCACCTCCGGCGGGGGCGCCGTCTCCTTCGGTTACATCCTCGGCATGCTGCTCGCCTCCGCGGTCGTCGGTGCCCTGGCCCGGCGCGGCGCCGACCGCTCCCCGCTGCGCACGGCGGGCACGATGATCCTCGGCGAGGCGATCATCTACGCCGTGGGCGTGCCCTACCTGGCCCTGGCCGCCCACCTGTCCGCTTCCCAGGCGATCGCGGCCGGCCTCACCCCGTTCCTGCTCGGTGACGCCCTCAAGGCCCTCCTGGCCATGGGCGTGCTGCCGACGGCCTGGAAGTTCGCGGACAAGCGCTGACGCGGCAGTCATCACGGAAGAGGCTCGCCGGCCCCGGCGAGCCTCTTCGGCGTTCGGGGTCCGCGCGGCCGCCCACCGAGACGGCTACGTCGTCCGGCACGGCCTGCGCCGGGGGCGCCTGTGGCGGTAGGCCGGGGCGGGCGAGCGCCTTGCCGGCGGGGCTGACCTGCACGACGTCCATCGGCTCGACTTGCGGACGCCTGGGGCCCCGGTCCGGTGCGCTCGCGGGGGCATTCCTTGGGTCGCCGTCCCGAGCGTTCCGGTCCCCGCTTCGCGGCGGGGGGCCTGTCGCGTCAGGGCGCGGGCTGGGCGAGAGTCCCGCCGCCCGGAGGGCTGAGCCGCCCGACGCGTATCGGCTCCGCGTGCGGACCGGTCGGACGCCGGAGCTGGTGCGACCCGGGGCCCTCCTTCGGTCGCCGTCCCGAGCGTTCCGTCCCCGGCGCGGGCACGCGGTCCGGCACGGCCTGCTTCCGGTCCCCGCTTCGCGGCGGGGGGCCTGTCGCGTCAGGGCGCGGGCTGGGCGAGAGTCCCGCCGCCTGGAGGGCTGAGCCGCCCGACGCGTATCGGCTCCGCGTGCGGACCGGTCGGACGCCGGAGCTGGTGCGACCCGGGGCCCTCCTTCGGTCGCCGTCCCGAGCGTTCCGTCCCCGGCGCGGGCACGCGGTCCGGCACGGCCTGCTTCCGGTCCCCGCTTCGCGGCGGGGGGCCTGTCGCGTCAGGGCGCGGGCTGGGCGAGAGTCCCGCCGCCCGGAGGGCTGAGCCGCCCGACGCGTATCGGCTCCGCTCGCGGACGCCCAGGGCGCCGCGCCGGTGCAGCCCAGGGGCACTTCTCCGGTCGCTCGCCCGAGCGGTCACCTGGGCTGGGTGCCGGCCCTTCGGCGCGACTACGGCGTCCGGCACGGCCTGCATCCGGTCCCCGTCCCGAGGGCGGACGCCCGACCCGCACGACGCGCGTCGGCTCCGCCCGCGGACGCCTGGGCTCCGGGGTCCGGTGCGACCCGGGGGCACAGGGTCCGTCGGCCCCGGGGCCGACGCGGGACGCACGAGGGCCGCATGACCCGACACTTCTGTCAGGTCATGCGGCCCGGTGCCACGGGGGAGTGGGTCAGCCGACGGACACCTTGTCGGCCGGGGCCTCGACCGCGGGGTCCGGGCGCTTCGCCGAGACCGTCTGCTTGATCACCGCGATCACCACCACGACCGCGGCGACCAGCAGGGACAGCAGCACCGTCTCGCGGCCGTCGTGCTCGGTGTCGAACAGCATGTAGACGAGGACGAACACGATCATCGCGGCCGTCGCCCAGGTCAGGTACGGGTACAGCCACATCTTCACGACGAGCTTCTCCGGCGCCTCACGCTGGATGATCTTGCGCATCCGCAGCTGCGAGAAACAGATGACCAGCCACACGAACAGGGCGACCGCACCGCTGGAGTTCAGCAGGAAGAGGAAGACGCTGTCCGGGTACTGGTAGTTGAAGAAGACCGCCACGAAGCCGAAGACCACCGAGGACAGGATCGCGGCCATCGGAACACCGCGGGAGGTGGTACGGGCGAACGCCTTCGGGGCGTCACCGCGCTGGCCGAGCGAGAAGGCCATCCGGGAGGCCGTGTAGAGGCCCGAGTTGAGGCAGGACAGCACCGAGGTCAGCACGATGACGTTCATGACCTCGCCGGCGTGGGCGATGCCGAGGGAGTTCAGCGCGGCGACGTAGGAGCCGTCCTTCGCGATGGACGGGTCGTTCCACGGCAGCAGCGTGACCACGACGAGGATCGAGCCCAGGTAGAAGACGCCGATCCGCCAGATGATGCTGTTGGTGGACTTGGTGACCGCGCGCTGCGGGTCCTCGGACTCACCGGCCGCCAGGGTGGCGATCTCGCTGCCCATGAAGGAGAAGACGACCAGCAGCACACCGGTGAGGATCGCGCCAGGCCCGTGCGGCAGGAAGCCGCCCTCGCCGGTCAGGTTGGAGAAGCTCGCCTTGTCGGCGTGGACGCCCGGCAGCACGCCGAACACCGCGAGCAGACCGATGACGACGAACGCGCCGATCGCCACGACCTTGATGCCGGCGAACCAGAACTCGAACTCGCCGTAGGAGCCGACCGAGACCAGGTTGGTGGCGGTCAGGACGATCATCACGATCAGGGCCCAGCCCCACTGCGGGACGGCCGGTACCCAGCCCTCGAGGATCTTCGCGCCGGCGGTCGCCTCGACGGCGAGCACGACGACCCAGAAGAACCAGTAGAGCCAGCCGATGGAGAAGCCTGCCCAGCGGCCGAGCGCGCGGTCGGCGTGGGCCGAGAAGGAGCCGGAGGTGGGGTTCGCGGCGGACATCTCGCCGAGCATCCGCATCACGAGGACGACGAGCGTGCCGACGAGGGCGTACGACAGGAGAATGCCGGGGCCGGCGGTGGCGATACCTGAGCTGGAGCCGACGAAGAGTCCGGCACCGATCACGCCGCCGATGGCGATCATCGTCAGGTGACGGTTCTTGAGACCTGCTTGAAGTCCGGAACCAGGGGTCATGGGACGGATTTCCTTTGCGCCGGTGGAGCGATTCCCGTCCGAGGGGGGTGCCGTTGTGCGGCTGCGAACGGGACCTCGCACGAGCGGTGTACGAGGCGGTCCAGTGAATCCGAGGTATATGGATTCGGGAACCTCTGAATCCAGATTGTTACTTGAGGTTCCCTTGAGCTTCTATGGTTTGGCTCACATCCGTCGGCGCCGACACCCGGAGCTGCTGCCCGGATAGGGGCGTGTCACACTCGTCCCATGCGCGTGTATCTCGGCTCCGACCATGCGGGCTACGAACTCAAGAACCACCTCGTCGAGTGGCTCAAGGCGGCGGGGCACGAGCCCGTCGACTGCGGGCCCCACATCTACGACGCCCAGGACGACTACCCGCCCTTCTGCCTGCGTGCCGCGGAGCAGGCGGCCGCGGACGCGGACGGCCTCGGCATCGTGATCGGCGGCTCGGGCAACGGCGAGCAGATCGCCGCCAACAAGGTGAAGGGCGTGCGGGCGGCCCTGGCCTGGAGCGAGGAGACCGCGGCGCTCGGCCGTCAGCACAACAACGCCAACGTGGTGGCCGTGGGTGCGCGTATGCACAGCACGGAGGAGGCGACCAAGTTCATCGAGGTCTTCCTCAACACCCCGTTCTCGGGTGACGAGCGCCACATCCGCCGGATCGACATGCTGTCGGCCTACGAGACGACCGGTGACCTGCCCCCGGTCCCGGCTCACCACCCGCAGCAGGACTGAGCCTTCCCTCGGGGTCCGGCGACACCGGGCCCCGAGGAGCGGAAAGGAACGGGCGACCGTGCCAGAGGGGCACACGATCCACCGGCTGGCGCACGACTACGCCGCCCGGTTCTCGGGCACGGCCCCGCGCGTCACCAGCCCCCAGGGCAAGTTCTCCGACGCAGCCGACCTGCTGGACGGGGCCGAGCTCACCGCCACCGAGGCGCACGGCAAGCACCTGTTCCTGCGGTTCCGGGACGCCGACTGGGTCCACATCCACCTCGGCCTCTTCGGCAAGGTCGGCTTCGGCGACGCCCCGGCGCCCCCGCCGGCCGACACCGTCCGGCTCCGCCTCGCGAACGACACCGCGTACGTCGACCTGCGCGGCCCCACGACCTGCGCGCTGATCACGGACGCCGAGAAGCGGGCCGTGCACGACCGGCTCGGCCCCGACCCGCTGCGCGAGGACGCCGACCCGGGCGCCGCCTACCGCAGGATCTCCCGCAGCCGTACCACCATCGCCGCGCTGCTCATGGACCAGAAGGTCGTCGCCGGCGTCGGCAACGTCTACCGCGCCGAGGTCCTCTTCCGGCACGGCGTGGACCCCTACCGCGCCGGCCGGGACATCACCCCGGCCGAGTGGGACGCCCTGTGGGCCGACCTCGTCGAGCTGATGCGCGAGGGCGTGCGGAACAACCGGATCGACACCGTCCGCCCGGAGCACACGCCGCAGGCCATGGGCCGCCCGCCCCGCGTGGACGACCACGGCGGCGAGGTGTACGTCTACCGCCGCGCCAGCCGGCCCTGCCACATCTGCGCCACCGAGGTCCGCACCGCCGGCCTCGCCGCCCGCAATCTCTTCTGGTGCCCCACCTGCCAGAAACCGTGACCGCACCCCGGCGGCCCGCCGGGCGCGGAGACGGGCTGCCGAAGACCCCGACCGTACGCCGGCAGCACCGGCCGCCGGCCTCGCCGGGTCAGAAGCCGTGGGAGATCCAGGGGGCCACCGGTGAGCCGAAGGCCACCGACGCCTCCGTCAGCGCCCCCGGGCGCAGCTCCCGCACCCGTCCGGCCGCCGCCAGCGACAGCAGCGTCACCCCGCCGAGATAGGCCGCGCCCAACTCCCGTACGGACAGGGCGAGATCGGCGGCGTCGTCCGTACGCTCGCAGGACGCGCCCTTGGCGTCCCCGGTCAGCCGCCAACGCCCCGTGTTCCAGGGGCAGAAGGCGTCCTCCACCTCGAGGACGACGTCGACCGGAGCCTGGTAGGTCCGCACCGCCAGGGCCGCGTCCACGTCCACGAGGCGGACGTATCCCGCGTCCCGCAGCCGCGGCAGGCAGCGGCGGATGTCGGAGACCAGGTGCTGCCAGGCCTCGTCGACCGGCCGGCCCCGCACCGCCAGCGTCGTCATCAGGTCGATGCCGAACAGGAACCGCCACAGCGCGGCCTCGCTCGCCGGGTCGAGCGCGGCCAGCTCCTCCAGCGTCACCGTGCCGTCGTGCCCGCTCGGGCCCCAGCCCAACTTGGTGCGGAAGCGGGCGTACCCGGTGACCTCGCCGTCCCGTTCGGCCACCACGCACTGCAGTGCCGACGCCCCCTCGCGCTCGCTCTCCGGGTCGAGCAGCCCGGCGCGCTCCCAGCCGGGCATGCGGGCCAGCATGCCGGGGCGCCGGGGCACCAGTGCCGCGTACACCGCCTCGCACTCCGGCAGCACGTCGGCGGGCGGCGCGTAGCGCACCCGCACCTCGTCGGTGCCCTCGGGCAGCGCCAGGGTGACCCGGCCGGTGTCGATCTCCGCGCCGACCTGACAGGTCGCCGCGCCGTACCCGAAGCGGCCGTAGATCGCGGGCTCGGAGGCGAACAGGGCGGCCAGCGGCTCGCCCTTGGCGCGCGCGTCGTCCAGCAGCCGCCGCATCATCGACGTCAGCACCCCGCGCCGCCGGTGCGTCGCGGCCACGCTCACCATGGTCACGCCGGCGGTCGGCACCGCCGCCCCGCCCGGCACCGTCATCCGGAAGCTGAAGGCCCCTGACGTGCCGACGATCGCGTCCCCGTCCCGGACGACCAGCGAGCGGTCGAACTCGGTGAGCGATTTGTCCAGCTCGCGCTCCTCGGCCGAGGAAGGCCCGCCGCCGAACGCACGGACCAGGTGCTCCCACCACTGGTCGAAGTCCTCGGGGCGCAGCGTCGTCAACTCGGTCCCACGGTCATTCCCCATGAGCCATGCCTACCAGGGCATTGCGGGACGAGCCAGCGAATTTCTCCCGGTCGGCGCCGCGAGGGCCGCGCGTGCCGTTCACTGTGAGGACGCACCACGAAACAGGGCCTCGCGCGGGGGACAAGTGGGACCTCCCGTGCCAAGCAGCCGGTCCGATGGATAGGGTCCCGAACTAATGGCAGCAGGACGAGAGCGGCGCGCTAAGGCCGAGACGTTCACGGCCCGGTGGCGTATGCAGTGGCACCGGGCCCGGGTCGGCCTGCGCAGAAGCGCCGTGGACTACTTCCGCGGCGACGGTTCCGACTGGATCGCGTTCGCCGGACTGCTGCTCGCCGTGCCCGTCCTCGCGGCCATGACCCTCGCCGACTCGGTGTGGTGCTCCCCGGCCACGCTGGTCCTGCCGATCGTCGCGGGCGGCCTGCTGCTGCGCCCGGCGAGCCTGCTCGGCCTGTACGCGGCGGCGGCCTCCGCCCTGATCGTGGAGTCGGTACGGCTCGGCCCCTACACCGAGGGGCCCTCCCGGGTCACTCCCGGTGTGGTCCTGGTGGTCGCCGCGTGCGGCTTCTTCGGGCTGCTGACCGCGCAGTTCCGCAGCCGGGTCGGCGTGCCGTGGCGGCGCGGCGGCACCATGCTGTTCGACCTGCGCGAGCGGATCCGGGTGCAGAGCAAGCTGCCGAAGCTGCCGCAGGGCTGGCACCACGAGATGGCGCTGCGTCCGGCTGGCGGCCAGTCCTTCTCGGGCGACTTCGTCGTCGCGGCCCGTACGAACGGCGGCCGCACCCTGG of the Streptomyces sp. 1222.5 genome contains:
- a CDS encoding ROK family transcriptional regulator yields the protein MPSSAVSTLDSPVPRAADPDRRRTSASLVLRSVLEHGPVARSTVARLTGLSPASVTEHCARLAGLGLIRESAAPRRSNGVGRPHVPVDLDDSRFLVAGVHVAVPYTTVTLLDLRGRVVARRELQHGRTDPGPVLARAADGLAELLARVPGRHPLGVGVAVGGWVDRETGSVVEHELLGWREVPVRDLLGARTGLPVHVDGHARALVNAERLFGRARGSRSVLHLFVGNMVDAAFATNDEVHHGPRSAAGAIAHLPVPGGDEPCACGRTGCLQAELSERTLCRRARAAGVTGSDNPMHVVAAAAGGDAVARRLLVDRARATGRAAGLLLDVLNPETVVVTEVGVIHFEDCLGALRDAAGTARSAAVLPTSFPDSVLATAGGSVMLDVLFRDPLSASPEAI
- a CDS encoding biotin transporter BioY; translation: MSTATATARPGAVLADLLPASRVRDAALVLGGAVLTGLAAQLSLPVPGSPVPVTGQTFAALLVGASLGARRGFLSLALYAVAGVAGVPWFAGGTSGGGAVSFGYILGMLLASAVVGALARRGADRSPLRTAGTMILGEAIIYAVGVPYLALAAHLSASQAIAAGLTPFLLGDALKALLAMGVLPTAWKFADKR
- a CDS encoding amino acid permease; amino-acid sequence: MTPGSGLQAGLKNRHLTMIAIGGVIGAGLFVGSSSGIATAGPGILLSYALVGTLVVLVMRMLGEMSAANPTSGSFSAHADRALGRWAGFSIGWLYWFFWVVVLAVEATAGAKILEGWVPAVPQWGWALIVMIVLTATNLVSVGSYGEFEFWFAGIKVVAIGAFVVIGLLAVFGVLPGVHADKASFSNLTGEGGFLPHGPGAILTGVLLVVFSFMGSEIATLAAGESEDPQRAVTKSTNSIIWRIGVFYLGSILVVVTLLPWNDPSIAKDGSYVAALNSLGIAHAGEVMNVIVLTSVLSCLNSGLYTASRMAFSLGQRGDAPKAFARTTSRGVPMAAILSSVVFGFVAVFFNYQYPDSVFLFLLNSSGAVALFVWLVICFSQLRMRKIIQREAPEKLVVKMWLYPYLTWATAAMIVFVLVYMLFDTEHDGRETVLLSLLVAAVVVVIAVIKQTVSAKRPDPAVEAPADKVSVG
- a CDS encoding ribose-5-phosphate isomerase yields the protein MRVYLGSDHAGYELKNHLVEWLKAAGHEPVDCGPHIYDAQDDYPPFCLRAAEQAAADADGLGIVIGGSGNGEQIAANKVKGVRAALAWSEETAALGRQHNNANVVAVGARMHSTEEATKFIEVFLNTPFSGDERHIRRIDMLSAYETTGDLPPVPAHHPQQD
- a CDS encoding Fpg/Nei family DNA glycosylase, producing MPEGHTIHRLAHDYAARFSGTAPRVTSPQGKFSDAADLLDGAELTATEAHGKHLFLRFRDADWVHIHLGLFGKVGFGDAPAPPPADTVRLRLANDTAYVDLRGPTTCALITDAEKRAVHDRLGPDPLREDADPGAAYRRISRSRTTIAALLMDQKVVAGVGNVYRAEVLFRHGVDPYRAGRDITPAEWDALWADLVELMREGVRNNRIDTVRPEHTPQAMGRPPRVDDHGGEVYVYRRASRPCHICATEVRTAGLAARNLFWCPTCQKP
- a CDS encoding GNAT family N-acetyltransferase translates to MGNDRGTELTTLRPEDFDQWWEHLVRAFGGGPSSAEERELDKSLTEFDRSLVVRDGDAIVGTSGAFSFRMTVPGGAAVPTAGVTMVSVAATHRRRGVLTSMMRRLLDDARAKGEPLAALFASEPAIYGRFGYGAATCQVGAEIDTGRVTLALPEGTDEVRVRYAPPADVLPECEAVYAALVPRRPGMLARMPGWERAGLLDPESEREGASALQCVVAERDGEVTGYARFRTKLGWGPSGHDGTVTLEELAALDPASEAALWRFLFGIDLMTTLAVRGRPVDEAWQHLVSDIRRCLPRLRDAGYVRLVDVDAALAVRTYQAPVDVVLEVEDAFCPWNTGRWRLTGDAKGASCERTDDAADLALSVRELGAAYLGGVTLLSLAAAGRVRELRPGALTEASVAFGSPVAPWISHGF
- a CDS encoding PP2C family protein-serine/threonine phosphatase — encoded protein: MAAGRERRAKAETFTARWRMQWHRARVGLRRSAVDYFRGDGSDWIAFAGLLLAVPVLAAMTLADSVWCSPATLVLPIVAGGLLLRPASLLGLYAAAASALIVESVRLGPYTEGPSRVTPGVVLVVAACGFFGLLTAQFRSRVGVPWRRGGTMLFDLRERIRVQSKLPKLPQGWHHEMALRPAGGQSFSGDFVVAARTNGGRTLEVVLTDVSGKGMDAASRSLLLSGAFGGLLGSLPPHAFLPAANGYLLRQEWDEGFATSIHLVLDLDSGDYELYSAGHPPGLQLSAGSGRWEEKAAEGPLLGVYDGAQFDPVKGSLRPGDVLMLFTDGLVETSDRDIVEGIDRLTGEADRYVAGGFHGAAWHLIEAVAKDVNDDRALLLICRQHATNGR